One genomic window of Punica granatum isolate Tunisia-2019 chromosome 1, ASM765513v2, whole genome shotgun sequence includes the following:
- the LOC116195366 gene encoding uncharacterized protein LOC116195366 has translation MPVHSLRRGLLFLSSNSTIPNPSPFPNPPLLPFIALRFLSAQASEEEDSPTVSALVDSLGSPPETAPSVFRKHQDKDRRNAGSVIRLLKSRDFSAAQISEMVRRWPQLLRLKPERTLLPKLEFFQSKGLLRPDLAELLSPNPFVLSRSLERCIIPNFNFFRNLLNSDVKALQVIIRVHRAGAHKITVVPNLKYLRDNGVSESNVAFILRYQPEKLYVSRARLSEAMSVLKGMGLDPQKSAFLHALAAVLGMSKSSWEGKLRVYRNWGWSEEECLSAFRKSPQCMMASEDKINRVMSFFVDRMGWKPSLIAEHPILLTYSFEKRIIPRAAVLQLLLSEGLLKKNYSVVQFFKMSEMVFMKRIAKFPEVAPRILAIYEEELNKPR, from the coding sequence ATGCCCGTCCATTCACTGCGGAGAGGATTGCTCTTCCTGAGCTCTAATTCGACGATCCCCAACCCCTCTCCCTTCCCGAATCCGCCATTGCTGCCATTTATTGCCCTCCGGTTCCTGTCGGCCCAAGCaagtgaagaagaagactCCCCTACAGTCTCGGCACTCGTCGATTCTCTCGGGTCCCCGCCAGAAACCGCCCCATCAGTTTTCAGGAAGCACCAGGACAAGGACCGTAGGAATGCTGGCTCCGTGATTAGGTTACTCAAGAGCCGCGATTTCTCTGCTGCTCAAATCTCCGAGATGGTCCGGAGGTGGCCCCAACTCCTTCGGCTGAAGCCCGAGCGAACACTTTTGCCGAAGCTCGAGTTCTTTCAGTCGAAAGGGCTATTGAGACCTGACCTCGCGGAGTTATTATCTCCAAACCCTTTTGTCTTGTCGAGGAGCTTGGAGAGGTGCATAATCCCTAACTTTAACTTCTTTAGGAACCTGCTTAATTCTGACGTGAAGGCTCTGCAAGTTATTATTCGCGTGCATCGGGCTGGAGCTCACAAGATCACTGTCGTACCTAATCTGAAGTATCTTCGGGACAATGGGGTGTCCGAATCGAATGTCGCTTTCATATTACGGTATCAACCCGAAAAGCTCTATGTCAGTCGTGCTAGGTTGAGCGAGGCAATGTCGGTTTTGAAGGGAATGGGACTCGATCCACAAAAATCTGCTTTTCTACATGCTTTAGCAGCAGTGCTCGGGATGTCTAAATCCAGTTGGGAGGGCAAGTTGAGAGTTTACAGGAATTGGGGTTGGAGCGAGGAAGAGTGTCTTTCTGCTTTTAGGAAATCCCCGCAGTGTATGATGGCATCTGAGGATAAAATCAACCGGGTCATGAGCTTCTTCGTGGACAGAATGGGATGGAAGCCGTCCCTGATTGCTGAGCATCCTATACTTCTGACATACAGCTTTGAGAAGAGAATCATTCCGAGGGCTGCGGTTTTGCAGCTCCTGCTATCTGAAGGTTTgttgaagaaaaattatagCGTGGTCCAATTTTTCAAGATGTCCGAGATGGTCTTCATGAAGAGGATTGCTAAATTCCCAGAGGTAGCTCCTCGTATCTTGGCAATCTATGAAGAGGAACTGAACAAACCGAGATGA
- the LOC116215749 gene encoding 60S ribosomal protein L22-2-like, producing the protein MSRMRKAGSVAGKKKGVAFVIDCAKPVEDKIMDVASLEKFLQERIKVEGKAGALGDVVAVTRDKSKITVTSDSNFSKRYLKYLTKKYLKKHNVRDWLRVIASNKDRSVYELRYFNIAENEGEEED; encoded by the exons ATGTCAAGGATGAGGAAGGCCGGGAGCGTGGcggggaagaagaagggggtggCCTTCGTGATCGACTGCGCGAAGCCGGTGGAGGACAAGATCATGGACGTCGCCTCCCTGGAGAAGTTCCTCCAGGAACGCATCAAGGTCGAAGGCAAGGCCGGCGCTCTCGGCGACGTCGTGGCCGTCACCCGTGACAAGTCTAAGATCACCGTCACCTCCGACTCCAACTTCTCCAAGCG GTACCTGAAGTACCTGACGAAGAAGTACCTGAAGAAGCATAATGTCCGCGATTGGCTCCGGGTGATTGCTTCCAACAAGGACCGCAGTGTCTATGAACTTAGGTACTTCAACATTGCCGAGAACgagggagaggaagaagattaA
- the LOC116215733 gene encoding uncharacterized protein LOC116215733, with the protein MIVSSLRRCSLCLSSHSTIPIHSPLPYPPLLLLIPLRFLSVNPNEEDSPTLSLLVETLGFTPEAALSVCGKLRTNNSENVGSVISFFKGRGFTADQIRSMVRRFPEILRQHPERNLLPKLEFLGSKGLLGPDLGEFISSHPVILKRSLERFIIPNFNFYRTILESDKRAASPNIAIAPNMRYLLDNGVSKSNIAALLHRDDTVLHSSRARLREAMRVLKEMGLDPKKSTFQHALMAVLRMSKSSWESKARLYRNWGWSEAELLSAFRKYPLCMAVSEDKINRVMSFFVDRMGWRPSLIAEHPILLTQSLEKKTIPRALVLQFLHSKDMFEKHYSLAHFFKMSEKAFLERIARYQEAAPHILAIYKDEMNKPR; encoded by the coding sequence ATGATCGTCAGTTCACTGAGGAGATGCTCACTTTGCCTGAGTTCTCATTCAACGATCCCCATACACTCTCCCCTCCCATATCCGCCATTGCTGCTACTGATTCCGCTGAGATTCTTGTCGGTTAATCCAAATGAAGAAGACTCTCCCACATTGTCACTCCTCGTCGAAACTCTCGGATTTACGCCGGAGGCTGCCCTGTCAGTTTGCGGGAAGCTCCGGACAAACAACTCTGAGAATGTGGGTTCCGTGATTAGCTTCTTCAAGGGCCGCGGTTTCACGGCGGATCAAATCCGCTCGATGGTTAGGAGGTTTCCCGAGATACTACGGCAGCATCCTGAGAGGAACCTTCTGCCCAAACTCGAGTTCTTGGGATCCAAAGGGTTGCTGGGACCTGATCTCGGGGAGTTCATATCTTCACATCCAGTCATCTTGAAGAGGAGCTTAGAGAGGTTCATAATCCCTAATTTCAACTTCTACCGGACCATACTTGAGTCTGACAAGAGGGCTGCATCCCCTAACATTGCAATCGCTCCTAATATGAGGTATCTTTTAGACAACGGAGTGTCCAAATCGAATATTGCCGCTCTATTACACCGCGACGACACTGTGCTCCATTCTAGTCGGGCTAGGTTGAGGGAGGCGATGCGGGTTCTGAAAGAAATGGGCCTTGATCCCAAAAAGTCGACGTTTCAGCATGCTTTAATGGCGGTACTCAGGATGTCCAAATCCAGTTGGGAGAGTAAGGCGAGACTTTATCGGAATTGGGGTTGGAGCGAGGCAGAGCTTCTTTCTGCTTTTCGGAAATACCCGCTCTGTATGGCCGTGTCTGAGGATAAAATCAATCGGGTTATGAGCTTTTTCGTGGACAGGATGGGATGGAGGCCTTCCCTGATTGCTGAGCATCCCATCCTTTTGACGCAGAGCTTGGAGAAGAAAACCATCCCGAGGGCTTTGGTTCTCCAGTTCCTGCATTCTAAAGATATGTTCGAGAAACATTATAGCTTGGCCCACTTTTTCAAGATGTCTGAGAAGGCCTTCTTGGAGAGGATTGCTAGATACCAAGAGGCAGCTCCTCATATCTTGGCGATCTATAAAGATGAGATGAACAAACCGAGATGA